The following proteins are encoded in a genomic region of Gimesia algae:
- a CDS encoding IS4 family transposase, with the protein MPFISSSRVNAASFSLFKRSMMQESSLPLADVLDDQRWQQVFDEHEIDFGNDPDVIYTPAITLWALISQVFFSGEQRSCKAAVIRVASLWAALGRRVCSTNTGAYCRARLKLSFTVIRDLVQQLAADAEAACDQNCVQSREQSTARLSPSSVADVKSRSTGGRILLVDGFTITAADTPENQRAYPQNPAQKPGLGFPVLRCVSLISMTTGLLVDLVSGPYSGKGSGETALLWQMLDALRPGDILVADSYYCTYWLVSACHARGVQILMKNHHLRDNHPQTARRLNKRERLVTWLRPPVRPAWMTRQEFWRQPLTLTLRLVDVQISQPGYRAKTFTIATTITDRKACPARWIAAVYQSRWLIELDIRSIKCSLGMDILRAKSPAMVLTELWSCLLAYNLIRLKMLQSSLATGRDPRSLSFTTTQQMLAANWLLGAVTKTTEELATLGQQVPCSERVGHRIGRTEPRANKRRTKVLALLKQPRYHYHQQRKATV; encoded by the coding sequence ATGCCATTTATATCATCTTCCCGAGTGAATGCAGCATCATTTTCTCTTTTCAAACGTTCGATGATGCAGGAGAGCAGCCTGCCGCTAGCCGACGTCCTTGACGATCAACGCTGGCAGCAGGTGTTTGACGAACACGAAATCGACTTTGGCAATGACCCCGATGTCATTTACACACCGGCAATCACTCTCTGGGCGTTAATCTCTCAGGTGTTCTTTTCCGGCGAGCAACGCAGCTGTAAGGCAGCCGTCATTCGTGTTGCCAGCTTATGGGCGGCACTGGGGCGACGGGTCTGCAGTACGAATACCGGTGCTTACTGTCGCGCGCGACTCAAACTATCCTTTACCGTCATCCGCGATCTCGTCCAGCAACTTGCCGCGGATGCCGAAGCGGCCTGTGACCAGAACTGTGTCCAGTCTCGAGAGCAGTCAACGGCGCGCCTCAGTCCTTCCAGCGTCGCCGATGTGAAATCACGGAGTACCGGCGGTCGCATTCTGCTCGTTGACGGCTTCACCATCACGGCCGCCGATACCCCTGAGAATCAGCGGGCCTATCCGCAGAACCCGGCTCAGAAACCGGGGCTCGGGTTCCCCGTTCTCCGCTGCGTTTCTCTGATCTCGATGACCACCGGACTGCTGGTCGATCTGGTGAGCGGGCCTTACAGCGGTAAAGGGAGTGGCGAAACGGCCCTGCTTTGGCAAATGCTCGATGCACTCCGGCCGGGTGATATTCTGGTGGCTGACTCGTATTACTGCACGTACTGGCTGGTGAGTGCGTGCCATGCGCGGGGCGTTCAGATCCTGATGAAGAACCATCACCTGCGTGACAATCATCCACAAACCGCACGTCGACTGAACAAGCGAGAGCGCCTGGTGACATGGTTACGTCCCCCCGTCCGTCCTGCCTGGATGACCCGTCAGGAATTCTGGCGACAACCGCTGACACTCACTCTGCGGCTGGTCGATGTGCAGATCAGTCAGCCGGGGTATCGCGCCAAAACATTTACGATTGCCACCACCATCACAGATCGGAAAGCATGCCCGGCGCGCTGGATCGCCGCCGTGTATCAGAGCCGCTGGCTGATCGAACTGGACATTCGCAGTATCAAGTGCTCGCTGGGGATGGATATCCTGCGGGCGAAGTCTCCGGCCATGGTGCTCACCGAACTCTGGTCATGTCTGCTGGCGTACAATCTGATTCGATTGAAGATGCTGCAGAGTAGCCTGGCGACAGGCCGTGATCCCCGTTCACTCTCGTTTACTACCACGCAACAGATGCTGGCTGCGAATTGGTTGCTGGGCGCGGTTACAAAAACGACTGAGGAATTAGCCACACTCGGACAGCAGGTCCCCTGCAGCGAACGTGTAGGGCATCGCATCGGCCGAACAGAACCCAGAGCCAATAAACGCCGAACCAAAGTGCTGGCTTTGCTGAAGCAACCAAGATACCATTACCATCAACAAAGAAAAGCAACTGTATGA
- a CDS encoding cupin domain-containing protein, which yields MQQQILFKVTLFFSGFCCLAAFTFAAGAAEPKVHVKILRADELKLQQNGKSMTATLLEVTLDPLAGSPPHRHPGSVSGYILEGTFEFQVGDGPLQTFQAGDTFFEPVMVLHRIGRNPDPHKRTRFIVTMVHPSDAKQLVIPEPQ from the coding sequence GTGCAACAACAGATTTTATTCAAAGTAACCTTGTTCTTCAGTGGCTTTTGCTGCCTTGCTGCATTCACGTTTGCAGCAGGTGCAGCAGAACCGAAGGTCCACGTCAAAATCCTGCGCGCGGATGAACTCAAACTGCAACAGAACGGCAAAAGCATGACGGCCACCCTGCTGGAAGTCACCCTCGATCCCCTCGCAGGCAGTCCCCCGCATCGGCATCCCGGTTCCGTCTCCGGTTATATCCTTGAAGGCACCTTCGAATTTCAGGTCGGCGACGGTCCCCTGCAGACCTTCCAAGCCGGCGATACTTTTTTCGAACCTGTGATGGTCCTGCACCGCATCGGCCGCAACCCCGATCCTCACAAACGAACCCGCTTCATCGTCACCATGGTGCATCCCTCCGACGCCAAACAACTGGTGATCCCCGAACCCCAATAA
- a CDS encoding DoxX family protein, translating to MNSPAPGHNRLTRLALCFVRLALAASFLSAVADRFGLWGTTGTGEVAWGSFPPFVEYTRLLLWFLPEPLILPFAWTATILEVLLAIGLIIGFHLRYVAYASSLLLLTFALAMTFGTGPEGPLSFSVWTASAAAFMLATHPQVQPATVMK from the coding sequence GTGAACTCCCCTGCTCCTGGACACAACCGCCTCACTCGACTCGCCCTCTGTTTCGTTCGTCTGGCTCTGGCGGCGTCTTTCCTCTCCGCCGTCGCCGACCGTTTCGGTTTGTGGGGTACAACCGGAACCGGTGAAGTTGCCTGGGGCAGCTTTCCCCCGTTCGTCGAATACACGCGACTGCTGCTCTGGTTTTTACCCGAACCGCTGATCCTTCCCTTCGCCTGGACGGCCACGATCCTGGAGGTCCTGCTGGCGATCGGTCTCATCATCGGCTTTCATCTACGCTATGTCGCATACGCCAGCAGCCTGTTACTCCTCACCTTCGCCCTGGCCATGACATTTGGCACCGGCCCCGAAGGCCCCCTCTCCTTCTCCGTCTGGACCGCCTCCGCCGCTGCATTTATGCTCGCCACACACCCGCAGGTGCAACCGGCGACTGTAATGAAGTAA
- a CDS encoding sulfatase, with amino-acid sequence MYRLSLLLFALFCTAPIFAAERPNVLFIAVDDLRPELACYGKQHIHSPNIDKLAESSVLFERAFCMVPTCGASRASLMTGIRPSRNRFVNFLAWAERDAPKATTMNTQFKQNGYYTASLGKIFHHPADNKQGWSEPAWRPKGVQWYQRPENQEKHAARQKLGNKKKGPAWESADVPDNAYMDGVLAEKAVEELQQLKKQEQPFFLAVGFFKPHLPFIAPQKYWDLYDHDKIQLPDNYKVPQDAPKESIHKFGELRAYADIPAKGPVSEETARNLIHGYYACVSYTDAQIGKLLAELDRLKLSDNTIVVLWGDHGWNLGDHTLWCKHSCYESSLHIPLIVRAPGIKGGERRTPLIESIDIYPTLCDLAGIPQPKHLKGQSFVALMKDSKAEWKQAAVSRYRNGDTIRTDTLRYSEYTLPKGKLVSQMLYDYSTDPLENVNVSAQQADAVKELSAQLNQLKGRNRKPGKSKQKP; translated from the coding sequence ATGTACCGCTTGAGTCTGCTGCTGTTTGCGCTGTTCTGTACCGCTCCGATATTCGCTGCGGAGAGACCCAACGTCCTGTTTATCGCCGTGGATGACTTGCGGCCTGAACTGGCATGTTATGGTAAGCAGCACATTCATTCGCCAAATATCGACAAGCTGGCGGAGAGCAGTGTACTGTTCGAGCGGGCGTTCTGCATGGTGCCCACCTGTGGTGCTTCGCGGGCCAGTCTGATGACAGGCATCCGCCCTTCGCGGAATCGCTTTGTCAACTTTCTCGCCTGGGCCGAACGCGATGCGCCCAAAGCGACGACCATGAATACGCAGTTCAAACAGAATGGCTACTACACGGCCTCGCTGGGTAAAATCTTCCATCACCCCGCCGACAACAAGCAGGGCTGGTCGGAACCGGCGTGGCGACCGAAAGGGGTGCAATGGTATCAGCGACCGGAAAATCAGGAAAAGCACGCCGCACGACAGAAACTGGGTAACAAGAAAAAAGGCCCCGCCTGGGAATCAGCCGACGTCCCCGATAACGCCTACATGGATGGCGTGCTGGCAGAGAAAGCTGTTGAAGAACTACAACAGCTCAAAAAGCAGGAACAGCCTTTTTTCCTGGCGGTCGGATTCTTCAAGCCACACCTGCCCTTCATCGCACCACAGAAATACTGGGATCTGTACGACCACGACAAGATCCAGTTGCCCGACAATTACAAAGTACCGCAGGACGCACCAAAAGAATCAATTCACAAATTCGGCGAACTGCGAGCCTACGCTGACATCCCCGCGAAGGGACCAGTCTCTGAGGAAACCGCCCGCAATCTGATTCACGGTTACTACGCCTGCGTAAGCTACACCGACGCGCAGATTGGTAAGCTGCTGGCGGAACTCGATCGTTTGAAATTGAGCGACAATACCATCGTCGTTCTCTGGGGTGATCATGGCTGGAACCTGGGAGACCACACGCTCTGGTGCAAACATAGTTGCTATGAAAGTTCGCTGCACATCCCGCTGATCGTGCGGGCACCGGGTATTAAAGGAGGGGAGCGTCGCACCCCTCTTATCGAATCAATCGACATTTACCCCACGCTCTGCGATCTGGCCGGCATCCCGCAGCCGAAACACCTGAAAGGGCAAAGCTTCGTTGCCCTGATGAAAGACTCTAAAGCAGAATGGAAACAGGCCGCTGTCAGCCGTTATAGAAACGGCGACACGATTCGCACCGATACGCTCCGTTATTCCGAGTACACGCTTCCCAAAGGCAAGCTGGTCTCACAGATGCTTTACGACTACAGCACCGACCCACTGGAGAACGTTAACGTTTCCGCACAGCAGGCCGACGCCGTCAAAGAGTTGTCCGCACAGTTAAACCAGCTCAAAGGCCGTAACCGAAAGCCCGGCAAAAGCAAGCAGAAGCCATAA
- a CDS encoding DUF3309 family protein yields the protein MLETILLVILILFLLGALPTWGYSRNWGYGPSGGIGLILIIVLILILI from the coding sequence ATGTTAGAGACAATTTTATTAGTCATCCTGATTCTGTTTCTGCTCGGAGCCTTACCTACGTGGGGCTACAGTCGTAACTGGGGTTACGGGCCCAGTGGAGGTATCGGATTGATTTTAATTATCGTTCTGATTCTGATTTTAATATAA
- a CDS encoding cytochrome B6 produces MRRKRLSKLLMLSLMTGVLCTSFAPALKSQEADKAKPKLPDQTYMPVVKEKPLEEVMQADVEKKPKLMQRQENLFQNRYDMSDQPSETMMSGGRKAVQEGVRVKLPEGVTWEQLSAATPERIKETDTFPYGFRPLPHANHPVGGQVFPKNQIDAIQKLENRDLSRFDVDFDLPDHLTPEFPPPIFLSNRPDLGDISQGQVLSIKNYYKLLKGKVTPVQMEGMRLLLTPFPQQQFNQTEDRKVKEASLGVTCLDCHVNGHTNAAFHLNPDTRPQAARFRIDTVSLRGMFNQQIHGSKRSLRSVEDFSEFEQRTAYFDGDHVIAAKKGVHLPDRSDAVAMMAQMQNMLDFPPAPKLDVFGKLVPEKATELELQGQKVFFGKGRCAECHPAPFYLDDKMHDLHLERFYKTEMISDQYNMPDGPIKTFTLRGIKDSPPYHHDGRLMTLADTVEFFNLVLQTDLTEQEKQALVAFMKCL; encoded by the coding sequence ATGCGACGTAAGCGATTGAGTAAATTATTGATGCTCAGCTTAATGACCGGGGTGCTTTGCACTTCTTTTGCACCCGCTTTGAAGTCACAGGAGGCAGACAAGGCAAAACCGAAACTGCCCGATCAGACATATATGCCAGTAGTCAAAGAGAAGCCTCTTGAAGAGGTTATGCAGGCGGATGTAGAGAAAAAACCGAAGTTGATGCAGCGTCAGGAAAATCTGTTTCAAAATCGCTATGACATGAGCGATCAACCCTCTGAAACCATGATGTCCGGCGGTCGTAAAGCGGTGCAGGAGGGAGTACGCGTGAAATTGCCCGAAGGCGTAACCTGGGAACAACTCTCGGCGGCGACCCCCGAACGTATTAAAGAGACCGATACCTTTCCGTATGGCTTCCGTCCTTTGCCGCACGCCAATCATCCGGTCGGAGGGCAGGTCTTTCCCAAGAATCAGATTGATGCGATCCAGAAGCTGGAAAACCGCGATCTGTCCCGTTTTGATGTGGATTTCGATCTGCCCGATCACTTGACCCCTGAATTTCCACCGCCGATCTTTCTTTCCAATCGTCCCGACCTGGGAGATATTTCGCAAGGACAGGTGCTGTCGATCAAAAATTATTACAAACTGTTGAAAGGGAAAGTGACTCCCGTGCAGATGGAAGGCATGCGTCTGTTGCTGACGCCGTTCCCGCAACAGCAGTTTAACCAGACAGAAGACCGCAAAGTGAAAGAAGCAAGTTTAGGGGTGACCTGCCTGGACTGTCATGTGAACGGTCATACGAATGCGGCCTTTCATTTAAATCCTGATACCCGACCTCAAGCCGCTCGTTTTCGGATTGACACCGTCAGTCTGCGAGGCATGTTCAATCAACAGATACATGGCTCAAAGCGATCGTTACGGAGCGTCGAAGATTTCAGTGAGTTTGAACAACGAACCGCCTATTTCGATGGCGACCATGTGATTGCCGCCAAGAAAGGCGTGCATCTTCCTGATCGCAGCGACGCCGTCGCGATGATGGCACAGATGCAGAATATGCTTGATTTTCCCCCGGCTCCCAAGCTGGATGTCTTCGGGAAACTGGTTCCTGAAAAAGCCACCGAACTGGAACTGCAGGGACAGAAGGTCTTCTTTGGCAAAGGCCGTTGTGCCGAATGTCATCCGGCGCCGTTCTATCTGGACGATAAAATGCATGATCTGCATCTGGAGCGTTTCTACAAGACTGAAATGATTAGTGATCAGTACAATATGCCCGATGGTCCGATTAAAACTTTCACACTGCGTGGGATTAAAGATTCTCCCCCGTATCATCATGACGGCCGTCTGATGACGCTGGCGGATACGGTGGAGTTCTTTAACCTGGTACTGCAAACCGATCTGACGGAGCAGGAAAAGCAGGCCCTGGTCGCATTTATGAAATGCTTATAG
- a CDS encoding M56 family metallopeptidase, with product MATELNLITLFGQPDFLLDLMIKSTAILVAAFLITRLLRQASASVRHSVWGVALLAVLALPVINVCLPKWTMGAFSQPQANAANQIPSLPATEPVDYPAQSALTSVSARLPQIPSAAALAAQNRVQRSDSVVTISNLSQSMQWLSLCWLTGVALMCLRLAMMPVRLWSVRRQCEMVSEGRLFELLQTCRETLGCAQPVTLLVKEEWTMPMTWGMLRASILLPREAEQWSEQDVRCALLHELAHVSRRDCLLQLFVQLTCAVYWFNPLVWFAARCVYFERERACDDIVLQNGTRASDYADQLLQVVSRFQASRRLKYLAVSMASRNGFAERLQAILQETQDRRPVRLRTMVTLAITFIGLTGLLGVFQVAFNGSAYAQQRSTNQAAEQQSNPESLKQTSQAKPPVTKDAPSVAVKPVPSALLNSQNSQLPKQVSRQESLPLQPKRNELKPLPDASVPGTLKNGAHPDLSQNRNRPAVRSLNIVFAHDPGLGNYDGIVGRPSDVWNSVDIGTTAVDYMRYSDATPSTARLRVTRHDGEWGIQGQSGIFHGYIYHNCRCVDLETKVLDLPAGKYKIYVFAHGDAPDQHAEIELKVGKRVVGKKATANDDTWEYRTQPYREGLQYVSFNFKKRAGEEVTLISHRGPSGYSMFNAIQIVPLTEAGK from the coding sequence ATGGCAACAGAATTGAATCTCATTACGTTGTTTGGGCAGCCCGATTTCCTGCTGGACCTGATGATCAAGTCGACTGCGATACTGGTTGCCGCCTTCCTGATAACGCGACTGCTGCGACAGGCGAGCGCCTCCGTCCGGCATTCTGTCTGGGGCGTCGCGCTTCTGGCGGTACTTGCTTTGCCGGTAATCAATGTGTGTCTGCCGAAATGGACGATGGGAGCGTTTTCCCAGCCGCAGGCGAACGCTGCGAACCAGATTCCATCATTGCCTGCAACCGAACCGGTTGATTATCCTGCACAGTCTGCTCTGACAAGCGTTTCGGCCAGACTACCTCAGATTCCCTCTGCGGCCGCACTCGCAGCTCAGAACCGTGTTCAACGCAGTGATTCGGTAGTGACAATTTCTAACCTTTCACAGTCGATGCAGTGGTTGAGCCTGTGCTGGTTAACAGGAGTCGCGTTGATGTGTCTCCGGCTGGCGATGATGCCGGTTCGTCTTTGGTCTGTTCGTCGGCAGTGTGAAATGGTGTCGGAGGGACGGTTGTTTGAACTGCTGCAGACCTGTCGCGAAACGCTGGGTTGTGCGCAGCCCGTTACCTTGCTGGTGAAAGAAGAGTGGACGATGCCGATGACCTGGGGCATGCTGCGTGCATCGATCCTGCTGCCGCGCGAAGCAGAGCAGTGGTCAGAGCAGGATGTCCGTTGTGCGCTATTGCATGAGCTGGCGCATGTCTCGCGTCGTGATTGCCTGTTGCAACTGTTTGTGCAACTGACGTGTGCAGTCTACTGGTTTAACCCACTGGTCTGGTTCGCCGCCCGCTGTGTGTATTTCGAACGGGAACGTGCCTGCGATGATATTGTCTTACAAAATGGAACACGGGCTTCCGACTACGCCGACCAACTGTTGCAGGTAGTCTCGCGATTTCAGGCAAGTCGCAGGCTGAAGTATCTGGCTGTCTCGATGGCGTCGCGCAATGGGTTTGCAGAGCGGCTGCAGGCGATTCTCCAGGAGACCCAGGATCGACGCCCGGTCCGTCTGCGGACCATGGTCACACTGGCAATCACGTTTATCGGCTTGACCGGCCTGTTGGGAGTCTTTCAGGTGGCGTTCAACGGGTCCGCCTACGCGCAACAGCGCAGTACAAATCAGGCTGCCGAGCAGCAATCTAATCCAGAGTCTCTCAAGCAAACATCTCAAGCCAAACCGCCAGTGACGAAAGATGCGCCTTCCGTTGCCGTGAAGCCGGTTCCCTCAGCGCTTCTGAATTCGCAAAATTCACAGCTGCCGAAACAAGTGTCCCGACAGGAGTCACTCCCCTTACAGCCGAAGCGAAATGAATTGAAGCCGCTCCCTGACGCATCTGTTCCAGGAACATTGAAGAATGGAGCACATCCGGATCTGAGTCAGAACCGAAATCGGCCGGCGGTACGGTCATTGAACATCGTGTTTGCCCACGATCCGGGACTCGGAAACTATGATGGCATCGTGGGGCGGCCCAGTGATGTCTGGAACTCGGTGGATATCGGGACGACCGCCGTCGACTATATGCGTTATAGCGATGCGACTCCCAGCACAGCCCGACTGCGTGTGACCCGCCACGATGGGGAGTGGGGCATTCAAGGGCAGAGCGGGATCTTCCATGGTTATATTTATCACAATTGTCGCTGTGTGGATCTGGAAACTAAAGTCCTTGATCTTCCGGCGGGCAAATACAAAATCTATGTCTTCGCTCATGGCGATGCGCCCGATCAGCATGCGGAGATTGAACTGAAAGTCGGCAAGCGGGTGGTCGGTAAAAAAGCGACCGCCAATGATGACACGTGGGAATATCGCACACAGCCTTACCGCGAAGGCCTGCAGTATGTGAGTTTTAATTTCAAAAAGAGGGCGGGCGAAGAAGTGACGCTCATCAGCCATCGGGGGCCCAGCGGGTATTCGATGTTCAATGCGATTCAAATTGTACCGCTGACTGAGGCAGGGAAATAG
- a CDS encoding BlaI/MecI/CopY family transcriptional regulator, giving the protein MSQHIELSRRERQIMDSIYSRGEATVLEIQSDLPNAPTPTAIRTMLRILMEKTIVRRHKQGREFVYAPTSPRRPEGTKALKHVIQTFFDGSFKQALAAQLTSGDDTLTDDELREMVKLIKAAREKGN; this is encoded by the coding sequence ATGTCACAGCACATCGAACTCAGCAGGCGGGAACGCCAGATTATGGATTCGATCTATTCGCGCGGGGAAGCGACGGTGCTGGAGATCCAGAGTGATCTGCCGAACGCCCCGACACCGACCGCGATTCGGACCATGCTGCGTATCCTGATGGAAAAGACCATCGTGCGCAGGCACAAGCAGGGACGCGAGTTTGTGTACGCACCCACGTCGCCACGACGACCCGAAGGGACGAAAGCGCTGAAGCATGTGATCCAGACTTTCTTTGATGGTTCGTTCAAACAGGCTTTGGCGGCGCAGCTGACCAGTGGCGACGATACGCTGACCGACGACGAATTGCGTGAGATGGTCAAACTAATCAAAGCAGCACGAGAAAAGGGAAATTAA
- a CDS encoding GDSL-type esterase/lipase family protein, translating into MNSPHRINGRFFFSAFKVNRSWRLTSVLTVGVLLLSGMTFAADPDASAKWKYQPELLQPFWQEDTVRGESVLFIKDPKTGEARASVLFPVDKVLKVTNSAGTVTYEAGRDYRWKPGTHEIVLPANSRINSQTPADLRRPDDSQRHKLTHRDGNGEIFFGGKLEYHNMQTSITYTHEPVDWQAIVATFDEKALPRTINKLRDQKPVSIVLMGDSISTGCNASGWAGAAPFQPAFLELLQQHLEHQYQTKVKVTNPSVGGKDTRWALTEVDQVVAPQPDLVIIAFGMNDSAGRSAKEYQANTKALMEAVRKKLPKAEFILVAPMLGNRDWVRLKHELFPQYRDALAELCEPGVALADMTSIWTEFLKQKQDWDLTGNGVNHPNDFGHRVYAQVLSALLVPPTVSVSTKATSLAPEELSLWNGHAPIDREHFKKEDAKITVHRPAKGNGAAIVICPGGGYQRLVTAGEGHGIARWLNQHGITGIVLEYRMPHGRTYVPLMDAQRAIRVVRANAKRWDIDPDRIGIMGFSAGGHLASTAATHFDNGNPQAKELIDRESSRPDFAILVYPVVTMGESTHGGSRKNLLGNNPTPEMVKLFSNEKQVTKQTPPIFLAHAVDDKPVPIKNSQDLYAALQAQKIPSQLLELPSGGHGLNGYKGPMWDAWQKQSMEWLAKLNIIPKQDAKD; encoded by the coding sequence GTGAACAGCCCTCATCGAATCAACGGTCGGTTTTTCTTTTCTGCATTCAAAGTCAACAGATCCTGGCGACTGACCTCTGTTCTGACAGTGGGAGTCCTGTTGCTGTCAGGAATGACATTCGCTGCTGATCCTGACGCTTCCGCAAAGTGGAAGTATCAACCGGAATTGCTGCAGCCGTTCTGGCAGGAGGATACGGTGCGGGGGGAATCGGTGTTGTTTATTAAAGATCCGAAAACCGGGGAAGCACGCGCATCGGTGTTGTTTCCGGTCGATAAAGTTCTGAAGGTGACCAATTCCGCGGGCACCGTTACCTATGAGGCAGGGCGCGACTATCGCTGGAAACCGGGCACACACGAAATTGTTCTGCCTGCGAATTCGAGAATCAATTCGCAGACGCCGGCTGACTTGCGGCGGCCCGATGATTCGCAGCGACATAAACTGACGCACCGCGACGGGAATGGTGAGATCTTCTTTGGAGGGAAACTCGAATATCACAACATGCAGACCAGCATTACCTACACTCATGAACCCGTCGACTGGCAGGCGATCGTAGCGACCTTTGATGAGAAAGCACTGCCGCGCACAATAAACAAGCTGCGCGACCAGAAACCGGTTTCCATCGTATTAATGGGGGATAGTATCTCCACGGGCTGTAATGCGTCGGGCTGGGCAGGAGCGGCGCCGTTTCAGCCGGCGTTTCTGGAACTGCTGCAGCAGCATCTGGAACATCAGTATCAGACGAAGGTCAAAGTCACCAATCCTTCAGTCGGGGGTAAAGACACGCGCTGGGCTTTGACAGAAGTGGATCAGGTGGTGGCACCACAGCCCGACCTGGTGATCATCGCGTTTGGCATGAACGATTCCGCCGGTCGCTCTGCCAAAGAATATCAGGCCAACACGAAAGCCCTGATGGAAGCGGTCCGAAAAAAACTGCCGAAAGCCGAATTCATTCTCGTTGCTCCCATGCTGGGCAACCGGGACTGGGTGCGGCTCAAACACGAACTGTTTCCCCAGTATCGTGATGCATTGGCCGAACTGTGCGAGCCGGGAGTCGCGCTGGCAGATATGACTTCGATCTGGACGGAGTTTCTCAAGCAGAAACAGGACTGGGATCTGACCGGTAACGGCGTCAATCATCCGAATGATTTCGGGCATCGCGTTTACGCGCAGGTCTTGTCCGCGTTGCTGGTTCCGCCGACGGTCAGTGTCTCGACCAAAGCCACCAGTCTGGCTCCGGAAGAGTTGTCGCTATGGAACGGTCACGCACCGATTGACAGGGAGCACTTCAAAAAGGAAGACGCGAAAATCACCGTGCATCGACCAGCTAAAGGAAACGGGGCCGCGATTGTGATCTGTCCGGGCGGCGGTTATCAGCGACTGGTAACCGCCGGAGAAGGGCACGGCATTGCCAGGTGGCTTAATCAGCACGGGATTACCGGCATCGTGCTGGAATACCGGATGCCCCACGGTCGCACGTATGTGCCATTGATGGATGCGCAGCGGGCGATTCGTGTGGTACGAGCGAACGCCAAACGCTGGGACATTGATCCCGATCGGATCGGTATCATGGGCTTTTCCGCCGGCGGCCATCTGGCTTCAACAGCGGCGACGCATTTTGATAATGGGAACCCCCAGGCGAAAGAACTGATCGACCGCGAAAGCAGTCGTCCCGACTTTGCGATTTTGGTGTACCCTGTTGTCACGATGGGAGAAAGCACACATGGGGGCTCGCGTAAAAACCTGCTGGGCAACAATCCGACGCCGGAAATGGTGAAACTCTTCTCCAATGAAAAGCAGGTGACCAAACAGACGCCGCCCATCTTCCTGGCGCATGCGGTCGACGACAAACCGGTGCCCATCAAAAACAGCCAGGATCTGTATGCGGCTTTGCAGGCGCAGAAGATTCCTTCCCAACTGCTGGAACTTCCTTCCGGCGGACATGGATTGAATGGATACAAAGGCCCGATGTGGGACGCCTGGCAGAAGCAGTCAATGGAATGGCTGGCCAAGCTGAACATCATTCCCAAGCAGGATGCGAAAGATTGA